In Candidatus Eisenbacteria bacterium, the genomic window CCCTCACTCCGGCACTCTCGCGATCCGGTATCCGCCGACGTCGTACGCGGCCCAGTCGCTGGGCGATGTCCATGTCCATCCGGCCCAGCTCTATCTGTCCGTGGGCATGCTCCTCCTCTTCCTCTTGCTGTGGCGGCTCGATGGCCGCGGTCCGCGGACGGGGAGCCTGATCGGCGGCTACCTCGTCGGACAGGGTCTCGTCCGCTATCTCGTCGACTTCGTCCGCCACTACGATCCTGTCGACAGGCTTCCGGCGCTCGAGCCTCTGATCGGCGCGAAGAGCCAGCTCGTCGCCCTGCTGCTGGCGGTGGTGGGGATTCTGATCCTCCTCGTGAGGCCGCGCGCCGGGCGGAAAGAGGCCGCGGGGCGGGCTGCATGAGAGTCGACGGAAGAACAGCGCTCCTGGGTCTGGTCGGAAACCCGATCACGCACACCCTGTCCCCGAGGATCCAGAACCACGCGCTCGAAAGGCTCGGGGAGAATGTGGTCTACCTGCCTTTCGAGATCGACGAGCCGGATCTCGAGCCGCTGATCGAGCTCTTCCCCAGATTGGGCGGCATCGGCCTCAACGTCACGACCCCTTTCAAGGTCGCGGCCGGCCGCTTCTGCAGTCCAGGGGACGAGGCGGCGCGACTCACCGGTGTCGTGAACACCATCGTCTACAGGGAAGGGGAGCCCGTTGGGTTCGGAACCGACGGGCGTGGATTCCGCGCCTGGATGAGCGAGCGCGCGATCCGTCCCGCCGCCGCGGGGATCGTTCTGCTCGGATTCGGGGCGACCTGCCGCGGCATCGCCCACGAGATCGGGTCCGACCACGCGCTCTCGATCGTGACGCGGTCTCCGGAGCGAGCGATCCGCGTCCTCGAGGGATGGTTCGCGGAGGGGTGGGCTGGGATGCCCGCGCGGGTCCTCTCCTGGAAGGATCCGATCCCCGAGGGCCCATCGCTCGTTGTGGGAGGGCTTCCCTCCGCCTTCTCCCGTTCCGAGGCCGTCGCGTCCTGGCTTGCCGGAGTCGATCCCGCCTGCGCGATCGTCGACCTGAACTACGGGGCCGGGCGGACCCCTCTTCGCGACCAGGCCCGGGATCGGGGGCTCGCGACCCACGACGGCCTGGGCCTCCTTGTCCACCAAGCCGCCCTGTCGCTCTCCCTGTGGCTTGGGAGCGAGGTGTCGCCTCTCCTGCTCGCGGAGCCTCTCGCCGGCGAGGCGCAGTAGCGGCCCGATCCCGGCACGGGGCCGGCTTTCCTCGTCCTCGTGACGGATGGCGCCGATCATCCTGGGATCGATCTGGTCTCCCGCGCCTCGACCTCAGCACTCCTCGCGCAGCGTCTCGCATCGATCGCGAGGGGGGCGCTGAGTCTTCTGCTTCCTCCCTCATGTCCGGCCTGCGGGCGGGGCGTCGAAGGACCGCCGCTGCCCTGTCGCTCCTGCGACGCCGCCCTCCGGCTCCTCTGGAATGAAGCCCGGCGCCTCGAGCCGCCCGAACCGATCAGCCCGTTCCTGTACGCGGGGGTCGTCAAGGATCTCGTGCGCCGGATGAAGTACAGGGGCGACCGCGCCGCCGCGGGCTTCCTCGGCGAGATGATGGCCGCCCGGCTCCGCGCGATCAGGATCGAGCCCGGCCAGGGCTTCCTCGTCCCGGTCCCGCTCCATCCGACCCGGCTCCGGGAGCGCGGGTTCAACCAGGCCGAAAGGCTTGCCCGGATCGTGGGACGGAGGGCGGGGCTGCCGCTGTTCCCGGGATTGATCCGAAGGGTCCGGTGGACCGGATCCCAGACGGTCCTCGATACGGAGAAGCGGCGAGCGGCGGTCGCGAGCGCCTTTCGCCCGGGAAAGACGCTCGCGAGGCGGACGGTCCCGCGGGGGAGCGCGATTCTTGTCGACGACGTCTGGACGACGGGAGCGACCGCACAGGCCTGCCGCGGAGCGCTCGAGGCGGCGGGTTGCGTCCCGCCGATCCTCGTGCTGACCGCCGCTCGGGCCGAGCTGGCCCGCGAGAGCGGGAGCGATTCCCCCTCCCTGCCCGGGGATTGAGCCGGTCCGGATCGTGTGATAGCTTTCAGGCCTGAGCCTCTGGCTCGATCGAATTGGGGGCCGATGTTTCGCGAGATCGTCATCAATGTTGATTCCAACGAGACCCGGATCGCGGTCCTCGAGGATGCGGAGCTTGTCGAGCTGATCAACGAGCGCCTCGAGGAACGGCGGCTTGTGGGAGACATCTACAAGGGTAGGACCGGCGCCGTCCTGCCCGGCATCCAGGCCGCCTTCATCGACATCGGGCTTCCGAAGTCGGCCTTCCTCCACATGTCGGACATGCTCGAGTCGATCATCGACTTCGAGATGTTCGACATCGACGACGAGGCCCCCCATCCGGTCAAGCCGAGAGACGACCTGAAGATCGAGGACTATCTCCAGAAGGGGCAGGAGATCCTGGTCCAGATCATCAAGGAGCCGATCGGGACCAAGGGGCCGAAGGTGAGCGGCCGCATCTCCTTGCCGGGGCGCTACCTGGTCTTGATGCCCGGTCTCGATCATGTCGGCGTCTCCCGCAAGATCGCGGATCGGGACGAGCGGCATCGGCTGCGCAAGATCCTCATGAGCCTGAAACCCGGCAACGCCGGGCTGATCTGCAGGACCGTCGGAGAAGGGAAGGGGGAGAAGGAGTTCGAGCAGGACGTCAAGTACCTGCTCGACCACTGGGGGCAGATCGAGCAGAGGTCGTCGACCGCGGAGGCGCCCGCGCTGATCCATAGAGAGATGGACCTGACGACAGGGCTGATCCGCGACCTCTTCACGGAGGACATCGACCGGGTCGTGATCGACTCCGAGGACTCCTACAAGCAGATCCAGTCCTACCTGCGCGCGTTCTCGCCCGGCCTGCGGGAGCGGGTGAGGCTCTTCAGCGGCCAGGGCCCGGTCTTCGACGAATACAGAATCGAGTCGGAGATCGCGAAGACCCTGGAGAGGAAGGTCTGGCTCAAGAAAGGCGGCTACATCGTCATCGACCACACCGAGGCCCTGGTGGCGATCGACGTGAACACCGGGCGATTCACCGGGAAGCGCTCCCCGGAGGAGACGATTCTCAAGACCAACATCGAGGCCGCCAAGGAGATCGCGCGTCAGATCCGCTTGCGGGACATCGGGGGGATCATCGTCTGCGATTTCATCGACATGGAGCAGGACGCCTCGAAGCGACAGGTGATCGACACCCTTCGCCAGGCGCTCCGGTCCGATCGGGCCAGGACGAAGGTCTATCCGGTGAGCGATCTGGGGCTTGTCGAGATGACGCGCCAGCGCGAGCGCGCCTCTCTCTTCCACTATTACAGCGACGAGTGCCCCACATGCTCGGGGGTGGGGAGGGTCCTCTCGCTCCCGTCCCTGGCGATGAAGGTCGAGCGGTATCTGCGCCGGATCGGCGCTCACTCCAAGGAGAAGCTCGTCCAGATCCGGATCCACCCCGACGTGGCGACCTTCCTCTACGACGAGAGGGCCGAGAGGCTCGCCGCCCTCGAGAAGCAGTACGGCCTGGTCCTCGATCTGCGAGACGACCCGCGCATGCGGTTGGACGACCTCCGGGTCATCTTCCCCCGTCTCCGCAAGGACGTGACCTCCGAGTTCCAGGGCTGAGGGGCTGGACTCGGGGGGCCGACCCCGGCTCATGCGGCTCCGGCCGCCCCGGACGCGGTGCCCGAATCGCCCCCGGAAGGGCGGAACGAGGGTCGGATTGAGGGGTTGACGGCGGGTCGCCCGTGACCTATCGTCATCTTTTTGGATTCGCGAGGATTCGCGGGAGGGGTCAGTGTACGCAATTGTCGAGCTGCAGGGGCGGCAGTACCGGGTGGAGCCGGGCGCGAGGCTCCAGGTTCCGCTCCTCTCGGCGGAGCCGGGAAGCCGGATCGCCATAGAGAAGGTCCTCGTTCTCTCGGGGGACGAGGGCGTGCGCGTCGGGCATCCCCACGTCGAGGGAGCGAGCGTGGAGGCGACCGTTGTCCGCCACGGGCGCGGCCCGAAGGTGCTCGTCGGGAAGTACAAGAAACGGAAGGACTATCGCAGGCGCAACGGCTATCGCGACGATTACACCGAAGTTGAGATCGTCGCGATCCACGCGGCCTGAGGCGAGGCGGAATATGGCGCACAAGAAGGGTCTCGGGTCGAGTCGGAACGGTCGCGACAGCAACTCGCAGCGTCTCGGCGTGAAGGCGTTCGGCGGGGAGTTCGTCACGGCCGGCTCCATCATCGTCAGGCAGCGCGGGACGCGCTACGTCCCCGGCCGCAACGTCCGAAGGGCGAAGGACGACAGCCTCTTTTCGGTCGTCGACGGCCATGTCCTCTTCGCGAAGCACAGGAACGGCCGTCCTCTCGTCAGCGTTCTCCAGGAGACTCCCGCCGCAGAGGAGTAGTCGCGCCCGGCGCGCCCCGCCTTCGATGGCGAGCGGCGCGCCTCACGCGGACCCGGTCTTCCTGCCCCCCGCTCGTTCCTTCTCCGTCTCCCCCGCACGATCCGGCCGCTGATCGCGGCGGCGGCGCGGCTGTTGACAGGCCGGGGGCGCGTACCTATCTTGCGGTCGGGCTTCCGCTCGGGCAGGGGCGGCACGGGACGCCGCCCCTTGTCGTTGGGCAGTACGCACCTCGGGAGGGCAGCGTGTCGGTCTCCTCACAGAAGATCGTGGGGGTGATCCCTGCCCGGTATGCGGCCACTCGATTCCCCGGCAAGCTGCTCGCGAGTCTGGGCGGACGCACGGTTCTGGGGCGCGCGCACGAGCGCGCCGCGGGCGCGCGCAGCCTCGACCGTCTCCTTGTCGCGACCGACGACGAACGGATCCTCCGCGAGGTGCTGGCCTTCGGCGGCGAGGCGGTGATGACGCGTTCCTCGCACCGCTCCGGCACCGATCGCGTCGCCGAGGCCGTCTCCTCTCTCGGGCCGGAATACGCCTTCGTGGTCAACATCCAGGGGGACGAGCCGTTTCTCGACCCGGTCACAATCGACGAGCTGGCGAATGGCCTCCGATCGGATCCGGCGGCGATCTGGACAGCCGTCGCCCCCATTCGGGACGAGGAGACGCTGGCCCGTCCGGACGTCGTGAAGGCCGTGGTCGCGCGGGACAGGCGGGTTCTCTATTTCTCGAGGGCTCCCTTGCCCTATCGTCGAGAGGGGACACAAGAGCCCCGGCGCTGCTGGCATCACATCGGCGTCTATGGATTCGATCGAGGAGTGCTCGAGCGTTTTGTGCGGCTGCCCGTCTCGAGCCTCGAGGATCTCGAGGGGCTCGAGCAGCTGCGGGCCTTGGAGGAGGGGATACCGATCCGGGTCATTATCACCGAGTCCTCGTTTGGCGGAATCGACACGCGCGAGGATCTGGACCGGGCAAACCGTTTTCTTGCCGCCGAAGCGGAGGGGAGAGACAGCGGATGAGCGAGAAGTCCCCGCGGTTCATCTTCATCACCGGGGGAGTCGTCTCCTCCCTGGGAAAGGGGATCGCCGCGGCCTCGACGGGGCTCCTGCTCAAGGAGCACGGGTTGAAGGTCACGATGCAGAAGTTCGATCCCTACTTGAACGTCGACCCGGGGACGATGAGCCCCTACCAGCATGGCGAGGTCTACGTCACGGACGACGGCGCGGAAACCGACCTCGACCTGGGCCACTACGAGCGTTTCACGAGCGAGTCGCTCGGCAAGGAGAACTGCGTCACAGCGGGGCAGATCTACGACAGGATCCTCTCGCGCGAGCGAAGGGGCGACTATCTGGGCAAGACGGTCCAGGTGATCCCGCACGTCACCGACGAGATCAAGAAGGCGATGGTCGATCCCGCGAAGCGGCTCGGAGCGGATGTGAGCATCATCGAGATCGGCGGAACTGTGGGCGACATCGAGGGGCTTCCCTTCCTCGAGTCGATCCGACAGCTGCGCCTCGATCTCTCGCGGGAGCGGACCCTCTCGATCCACTTGACCCTCGTCCCGTACATCAAGGCGGCGCACGAGATGAAGACCAAGCCGACGCAGCACAGCGTCCGCGAGCTGCGCGAGATCGGGATCCAGCCCGACATCCTCCTTTGCCGCACCGAGTTCCCGATCGGCGCGGAGGCCCGCGAGAAGATCGCCCTCTTCTGCAACATCCCTCCGAAGGCGGTCATCGAGGCCCCCGATGTGGCCTCGATCTACGAGGTCCCGCTGATGTTCCATCGCGGAGGGCTCGACCGCCTGATCCTCGAGCAGCTGGGGCTCAAGCCGTCCCGCCCCATGGATCTCAGGCCGTGGGAGAGCCTGGTCCGCGTGATCCGCGAGTCGCCGCGCAGTGTGACGATCGGCATCTGCGGCAAGTACACGCACCTGCATGACGCCTACAAGAGCATCGTCGAGGCGATGGTTCACGCCGGGGCGGCCAACGGGGTCCGCGTCTCGCTGCGCTGGATCGAGTCGGAGGACGTGGAGCGCGATGGCGCGGATGCGCACCTCAAGGATGTGGGCGGGCTCCTGGTCCCGGGCGGGTTCGGGGAGCGAGGCATCGAGGGCATGATTCTGGCCGCGGGGTATGCGCGTGAGAACAGGATTCCCTTCTTCGGCATCTGTCTGGGGCTGCAATGCGCCACGATCGAGTTCGCGCGGCACAGGGCCGGGCTCGAGCAAGCGAACAGCACGGAGTTCGATCGGCAGACGCCGCACCCGGTCATCGATCTCCTGCCGGGGCAGACCCACTCGGGGGACAAGGGGGGGACGATGCGCCTGGGAGCCTATCCGTGCCGCCTTCGGCCGGGGACGAAGGCGCGCGAAGCCTACGGCGAGGATCTGATCAAGGAGAGGCACCGGCACCGCTTCGAGCTCAACAACGAGTTCCGGACGCGCCTCGCGGCGAGCGGGCTCGTGATGGCCGGGATCTGCCCCGACAACGACCTGGTGGAGATCATCGAGATCGAGGACCACCCCTGGTTCGTGGGGGTGCAGTTCCACCCGGAGCTGCGGAGCCGTCCGCGGGAGCCGCACCCCCTCTTCCGGGAGTTCGTCCGCGCCTCCGCGGCGCACCGGTGCGAGGTCGATGAAGCGGCGGGCGCGGGTAGGGCGGCCGGACGCGGAACGGGCGGCGCCGATGGGTGATCGCGGCTATCGGTTTCTCGGGCGGACGCACCCGGCAGAGCATCTCTTCGTCATCGCCGGTCCCTGCGTCATCGAGTCGGAGCAGATGAGCCTCGATGTCGCGGGGAAGCTCAGGGAGATCTGCTCGCGCCTGGGAATCGGCTATGTCTTCAAGAGCTCGTATCGAAAGGACAACCGATCCTCCGTCGAGTCCTTCGTGGGGCCTGACGCGGAGAAGGGGCTCGCGATCCTCTCCGGCGTGCGCCGAGAGATCAAGGTCCCCGTCCTGACCGATGTTCATTGCCGGGACGAAGTGGCCCCGGCGGCCGCGGCGGTCGATGTCCTGCAGATCCCCGCGTTCCTCTGCCGCCAGACGCGCCTGTTGCAGGAAGCCGCGCGCGCCTGCGGGGTCGTGAACGTGAAGAAGGGGCAGTTCATGGCCCCGGACGACATGGGGAGGGTCCTCGAGAAGCTCGAGGCGGCGCGGCCCGGCGGAGAGTTCTGGCTGACCGAGAGGGGGACGACCTTCGGCTACCGCGATCTGGTCGTCGACATGCGCGGCTTCGCGATCATGGGGGATCTCGCATCGACCGTCGTCTTCGACGTGACGCACTCCCTCCAGCATCCCGGGGCAGGGGGGGACCGGAGGTTCGCGAGGACCCTGGCCCGCGCCGCGATCGCAGCGGGCGCGGACGGTCTCTTTCTCGAGACGCACCCCGAGCCTGAGAGCGCCCTCTCCGATCCGACCACCCAACTGCCCCTCTCGTCGGTCGCGTCGTTTCTGGAGGAGATGCTCGAGTGGAAGAGGCTCTGCGGGCG contains:
- a CDS encoding ComF family protein; translation: MTDGADHPGIDLVSRASTSALLAQRLASIARGALSLLLPPSCPACGRGVEGPPLPCRSCDAALRLLWNEARRLEPPEPISPFLYAGVVKDLVRRMKYRGDRAAAGFLGEMMAARLRAIRIEPGQGFLVPVPLHPTRLRERGFNQAERLARIVGRRAGLPLFPGLIRRVRWTGSQTVLDTEKRRAAVASAFRPGKTLARRTVPRGSAILVDDVWTTGATAQACRGALEAAGCVPPILVLTAARAELARESGSDSPSLPGD
- a CDS encoding Rne/Rng family ribonuclease; this translates as MFREIVINVDSNETRIAVLEDAELVELINERLEERRLVGDIYKGRTGAVLPGIQAAFIDIGLPKSAFLHMSDMLESIIDFEMFDIDDEAPHPVKPRDDLKIEDYLQKGQEILVQIIKEPIGTKGPKVSGRISLPGRYLVLMPGLDHVGVSRKIADRDERHRLRKILMSLKPGNAGLICRTVGEGKGEKEFEQDVKYLLDHWGQIEQRSSTAEAPALIHREMDLTTGLIRDLFTEDIDRVVIDSEDSYKQIQSYLRAFSPGLRERVRLFSGQGPVFDEYRIESEIAKTLERKVWLKKGGYIVIDHTEALVAIDVNTGRFTGKRSPEETILKTNIEAAKEIARQIRLRDIGGIIVCDFIDMEQDASKRQVIDTLRQALRSDRARTKVYPVSDLGLVEMTRQRERASLFHYYSDECPTCSGVGRVLSLPSLAMKVERYLRRIGAHSKEKLVQIRIHPDVATFLYDERAERLAALEKQYGLVLDLRDDPRMRLDDLRVIFPRLRKDVTSEFQG
- the rplU gene encoding 50S ribosomal protein L21 → MYAIVELQGRQYRVEPGARLQVPLLSAEPGSRIAIEKVLVLSGDEGVRVGHPHVEGASVEATVVRHGRGPKVLVGKYKKRKDYRRRNGYRDDYTEVEIVAIHAA
- a CDS encoding 50S ribosomal protein L27 yields the protein MAHKKGLGSSRNGRDSNSQRLGVKAFGGEFVTAGSIIVRQRGTRYVPGRNVRRAKDDSLFSVVDGHVLFAKHRNGRPLVSVLQETPAAEE
- the kdsB gene encoding 3-deoxy-manno-octulosonate cytidylyltransferase translates to MSVSSQKIVGVIPARYAATRFPGKLLASLGGRTVLGRAHERAAGARSLDRLLVATDDERILREVLAFGGEAVMTRSSHRSGTDRVAEAVSSLGPEYAFVVNIQGDEPFLDPVTIDELANGLRSDPAAIWTAVAPIRDEETLARPDVVKAVVARDRRVLYFSRAPLPYRREGTQEPRRCWHHIGVYGFDRGVLERFVRLPVSSLEDLEGLEQLRALEEGIPIRVIITESSFGGIDTREDLDRANRFLAAEAEGRDSG
- a CDS encoding CTP synthase gives rise to the protein MSEKSPRFIFITGGVVSSLGKGIAAASTGLLLKEHGLKVTMQKFDPYLNVDPGTMSPYQHGEVYVTDDGAETDLDLGHYERFTSESLGKENCVTAGQIYDRILSRERRGDYLGKTVQVIPHVTDEIKKAMVDPAKRLGADVSIIEIGGTVGDIEGLPFLESIRQLRLDLSRERTLSIHLTLVPYIKAAHEMKTKPTQHSVRELREIGIQPDILLCRTEFPIGAEAREKIALFCNIPPKAVIEAPDVASIYEVPLMFHRGGLDRLILEQLGLKPSRPMDLRPWESLVRVIRESPRSVTIGICGKYTHLHDAYKSIVEAMVHAGAANGVRVSLRWIESEDVERDGADAHLKDVGGLLVPGGFGERGIEGMILAAGYARENRIPFFGICLGLQCATIEFARHRAGLEQANSTEFDRQTPHPVIDLLPGQTHSGDKGGTMRLGAYPCRLRPGTKAREAYGEDLIKERHRHRFELNNEFRTRLAASGLVMAGICPDNDLVEIIEIEDHPWFVGVQFHPELRSRPREPHPLFREFVRASAAHRCEVDEAAGAGRAAGRGTGGADG
- a CDS encoding 3-deoxy-8-phosphooctulonate synthase, with translation MGDRGYRFLGRTHPAEHLFVIAGPCVIESEQMSLDVAGKLREICSRLGIGYVFKSSYRKDNRSSVESFVGPDAEKGLAILSGVRREIKVPVLTDVHCRDEVAPAAAAVDVLQIPAFLCRQTRLLQEAARACGVVNVKKGQFMAPDDMGRVLEKLEAARPGGEFWLTERGTTFGYRDLVVDMRGFAIMGDLASTVVFDVTHSLQHPGAGGDRRFARTLARAAIAAGADGLFLETHPEPESALSDPTTQLPLSSVASFLEEMLEWKRLCGRRARMGEA